TTTTAACTGGGCGAAGCTGCTTCTTTTTCCTGCCATCTTGCCTCATCTAGGGTCTCCAGAAAATTTGAAATGATTGGAAATTTGGAAAAAAGTGAAAGGGGGAAGTATATCCTAGGAACAAACAAAGTTCAACTTTGCAAAGTGATTCAAGGAATGGATTGAGAATGGTAAGGTCTTTAGGGAAATGATCAGGGGGTTTGAACCCGGTCCCCTTTAATGACCGCTTCGTTTGCTTGAAGAATCCTGGCGGTAGCGGTCGATTCCTGGGTTCCAATGACCTCCAGCTGGCCAATCACATAACCGGGAAGTTGGACCCCCTTGCCCGGAGAAAAACGGGAGGTTTTCTTTCCGGACCGGGTCACATTAAACCGGTCTCCAGGGGAAACACCCTGCTGCCTTCCCATATCCAGGTAGACCACATCATGTTGCCCGTTGAGGGTTTTCTGTTCCTTCATCTCGACGATATAACCAGAAAGTGGGGTGGAGGAAACGGTGGAAGAAAAAGAAGATTGAAGGGACGGACCATCGAAGGCCGCCACTTCATTTCCCCGAAAGATGGCATCAAAGGATGTAATGATCCGTGCAGAAGCGGTCTCCGATTGAACAGAGGTAACCTCCAAAACCCCTTGGATTCGGATTAATTCTCCCAATTTTGCGCGGGTTTTTGGATGTTTGACCTTTTTGACCCTTTTAAAAACAATGAATCGATCCGCCTTTTGAGGGTTACTCCCTTGGCCAGGCCGAATATAAATCAAATCTCCCTGGCTCAACATCTCTTGGTTTCCCAAAGCACCAACAATTACTCCGGTGGAGGTTTGGTTGGATAAAATGTACCCGCTGGACAGTAAAGTGTTAGGATTCAAAACCGGTTTTGGGGAAGAAGTCTTCGCCTTGGGTTTAGGCATTTGTACCACCTTTTCTTCCGGCGCTGGGACTGCTTCAACTTCTTCAAACACGTTTTCCTCTGGTTTCTCCATTACGGGTTCCACTACTTCTTGGGGAGGCGCTTCCATAACCTCCTGAGGCTTCATTAGTTCACTGGGAAGGCGCAGAATTAGGCCGGGATAAATTAAATCTGGGTTTGCAATATTCCGATTGGCCCCCCAAAGCTTCGGCCACAGAAAAGGATCGGTTAACTTTGAAAAGGAAATAGACCACAAGGTATCCCCTTCGATGACCCTGTATTGATCCGATTTTTCCACTCCCGATTTGGGCTCTTCCATGGAAGCGGGAATGGAAACAACTCCGGACGTTTCTTCCTCAACGGCTTCTTCTGGAAAAGATTCCTCCTCAGATTGGGCTTCCTCTACCCTGTTTTCTTCCATTAAATCCGGTTCATTTTGCAAAGGGGAAACCTCTTCCAATTCATCGTTTCCGGGAAGGGTTTGGGACACTTCTTGAGCCCCCAAAGGACTCTGATGGGCTATAAAAAACAAAGAAAAGAAAAAGACACCCAAGGTAAAAAACCTTAACTGAATCATTACAGTCTCCCCTTTTTTTCTGAAATTTTGTTTAATTGGGATCGAAGAAATTTCTACAGATTCAAGGGTATCAGAAAGGACCCGATTGTCAAGTCAATTGGCTGCCTGGTGCCGAAGGGGGGACTCGAACCCCCACGGGGTCACCCCCACTAGACCCTGAACCTAGCGTGTCTACCAATTCCACCACTTCGGCCTTCTCAATTTGGCGGATCATGCTAACAAAAGGTATTGCAAGGTGTCAATCCTTTAACATCACTCAATTAACCCTTGACAGGAAAAAGAAAATTATGGTACTTAACTACCTGAGTAGTTATAATGCAGATTTTTAGAACATAAAGAATCAAAAAGGTGGTGAGTCGTTGAAAAACATGGTTTCAAAACTATCTGAACTGGGGCTTTCAGGGTATGAAGCAAAGGCTTATATTGCCTTAACAAAAGAAAAACCTTCCACTGCCTATGAGATTGCCAAGGTGTCCGGGATCCCCACCTCAAAAATTTACGAAGTGTTAGGCAAACTCCTTGAAAAACAACTCATTTTTCCCTTGGAGGATGATCAGGCCAAAACCAAACATTATATTCCCATGAATCCGGACGAAGTTTTAAATCATTACCTGACCAACATGAAAGGATTAGTCGGTTCGCTTAAAAAAGATTTTCACAAGCTCAATAATGCCCAAGAATTCGGCCACATTTGGAACATTTCAGATTATGACCATCTTGTCAATAAGGCCCACCGGATGATAGAATCTACCAAAAAAGTCATCCTGGCTTCCCTGTGGGCGGAAGAACTCGATGTGTTGGAAAACCCCTTACAAAAAGCCCAGGAACGGGGGGTTCAGATTGCGTTAGTCCATTTTGGCATTCCCAAAAAAAGGGTGGGACAAGTTTACCATCACCCCATAGAGGATAGACTTTTTACCGAACAGGGAGGAAGAGGATTTGTTCTGGTGGTGGACTCTTTTCAGGTCCTCATGGGAACCATCGGACAAGATGGATCCACGGAAGGGGCATGGAGTCAAAACAAAGGTTTTGTGGCCCTGGCCGAAGACTATGTCAAACACGATGTCTATATTACTAAAATCATAAGACGTTTTGAAAAAGAGCTGATCCAAACATTCGGGGAAAATTATGTAATGCTCCGGAATGTATTCCAAGATGAAGAAAAAACAGAAACCCTATATCCTGTCTCAGGAGCAAGAAGATCTGATGGCATCACCTAACTACCAAGGTTTACCTCCAAAACAAGGTTTGTATGACCCCCAAAATGAGCACGATGCATGTGGAATCGGTTTTGTGGCAAATGTAAAAGGCAACAAAACCCACAAAATCGTGGAGCAGGGTCTTGAAGTGCTTAGAAATCTAGCTCACCGGGGCGCCGTGGGGTGTGATCCCTGTACGGGCGATGGTGCGGGAATCCAGATACAGGTTCCCCACGAATTCCTGAAGCGGACTTGCGGTGATTTGGGGATTCGTCTCCCTGAATCAGGGGAATATGGAGTGGGAATGGTCTTTTTACCCCAGGAACCTGGCCAACGTCTTCACTGTGAGGCCTTAATGGAACGGGTCATCCGGGAAGAGGGGCAACGGCTATTGGGGTGGAGAGATGTTCCTGCTAAAGAAGATCAAATTGGAGCGGTGGCCAAAAAATGTATGCCTGCTATCCGGCAGATTTTCATTGAACGGGATATCCTGAGCGAATCACAATTTGAGAGGAAATTATATGTTATTCGAAGGAGAGTGGAAAAGGCCATTCACGAATCCGCCATTTCGGATCGTGAATCTTTTTACATTCCTAGCCTCTCCTGCAATACCCTGGTTTACAAGGGACTCCTTCTTCCCGAACAGATGCCCCTCTTTTATCCAGACCTTGCTGATCAGACCGTAATCAGTTCATTGGCATTGGTTCACTCCCGATTCTCCACCAATACCTTTCCCACCTGGCCAAGGGCTCATCCCTACCGGTATATTTGCCATAACGGGGAAATCAACACCCTAAAGGGAAATATCAATTGGATGCGGGCCCGCCAGGGACGTTTATCCTCAGATCTCTTTGGGGAAGATATTGAAAAATTATTTCCAATTATTGGTGAGGGAGAAAGTGATTCGGCCTGCTTTGACAATGCCCTGGAATTTCTGGTGATGGGAGGCCGCTCTCTTCCCCACGCCATGATGATGTTGATTCCCGAAGCCTGGTCCGGAAACGCCGATATGGATTTGGACCTGCGGGGATTTTATGAATACCACGCCGCCATGATGGAGCCCTGGGATGGTCCCGCAGCGGTCTTGTTTACCGACGGAAAGGTTATCGGGGCTGCCTTGGACCGAAACGGGCTTCGCCCCGGAAGATATGTGGTCACCCATGACGATTTTGTGGTTATGTCATCTGAGGCTGGGGTTTTAAATTTTCGGCCCGAAGAGGTTCTCACCAAAGGACGGCTTCAGCCCGGAAAGATGTTCCTGGTGGACACTTCCCAAGGACGGATTATTTACGACGAAGAAATCAAAAACAAGATGGCCTCCCGAAAACCTTACCGGGATTGGGTGGCCTCCAAGCGGATCAACATCGAAGACCTCCCGGAACCCTTTAATGTTCTTCAACCCGATCACGTCACCCTTCGTGAACGCCAACAGGCATTCGGTTACACCATTGAAGATTTGAAAATGTTAATGACCCCTATGGCCGTAACCGGAGAGGAAGCCACCGGGTCCATGGGAAACGATACCCCATTGGCTGTGTTATCTGCTCATCCCCAACCTCTGTTTAAATATTTTAAACAATTGTTTGCCCAGGTGACGAACCCCCCCATTGACCCGATTCGGGAACAATTGGTCATGTCCCTGGCTACCAATATCGGGCCAAAAGCCAATCTTCTCAGCGAAACACCTGAGTCCTGCCGGAGGATTAAGGTTCCTCAACCCATACTCACCAATGCGGATTTAGAAAAAATCCGGACCATTGCCGATGGACATTTTAAAACAAAAACCTTGTCCCTTTTGTTTCCAGTAGCAAGGGGACCCCGAGGACTGGCCTCTGCCCTGGAAAATCTATGCACTCAAGTGTCAGAAGCCATCGAAGAAGATTACAAATTTGTTATCCTCAGCGACCGAGGGGTCAATTCGGAATGGGCCCCGATTCCCAGCCTGCTTGGAATTTCCACGGTCCACCACCATCTCATCCGAGAATGTACCCGAACCGAAGTGGGACTTATCATGGAAAGCGGAGAACCACGGGAGGTCCATCATTTTGCCTGCTTGATCGGGTATGGCGCCGGGTCTGTTAACCCCTACCTGGCCTTCGAAACCTTAACGGATATGGTTCGTGATGGTTACCTTCCGGAAGCCATTGATGAAACCACAGCAGAAACCAAATATATTAAAGCCATCAATAAAGGGCTTCTTAAAATTTTTTCAAAAATGGGAATTTCAACCGTTCAAAGTTATTGCGGAGCACAAATCTTTGAAGCCATCGGACTAAACTCTGATTTGATTGCCCGATATTTTACCGGCACCCCCTCCCGCATCGGAGGGATTGGAATTGAAACATTGGGCGAAGAAGCGCTCCGGCGTCACGCCATTGCCTATCAAACCGGCCCCATGCATCAATTAGAATATGGCGGAGAATATCACTACCGAATTCAAGGAGAACATCATAATTGGAACCCTCAAACCATTATGAACCTCCAACACGCCACCAAAACCAATGAATATAAAACCTACAAAAAATTTAGCGAATTGGTCAATGATGAAAGCCAGGTTCGGTCCAACATTCGTGGTCTTTTCGAGTTCA
The Nitrospiria bacterium genome window above contains:
- a CDS encoding LysM peptidoglycan-binding domain-containing protein, producing MIQLRFFTLGVFFFSLFFIAHQSPLGAQEVSQTLPGNDELEEVSPLQNEPDLMEENRVEEAQSEEESFPEEAVEEETSGVVSIPASMEEPKSGVEKSDQYRVIEGDTLWSISFSKLTDPFLWPKLWGANRNIANPDLIYPGLILRLPSELMKPQEVMEAPPQEVVEPVMEKPEENVFEEVEAVPAPEEKVVQMPKPKAKTSSPKPVLNPNTLLSSGYILSNQTSTGVIVGALGNQEMLSQGDLIYIRPGQGSNPQKADRFIVFKRVKKVKHPKTRAKLGELIRIQGVLEVTSVQSETASARIITSFDAIFRGNEVAAFDGPSLQSSFSSTVSSTPLSGYIVEMKEQKTLNGQHDVVYLDMGRQQGVSPGDRFNVTRSGKKTSRFSPGKGVQLPGYVIGQLEVIGTQESTATARILQANEAVIKGDRVQTP
- a CDS encoding helix-turn-helix domain-containing protein, with protein sequence MVSKLSELGLSGYEAKAYIALTKEKPSTAYEIAKVSGIPTSKIYEVLGKLLEKQLIFPLEDDQAKTKHYIPMNPDEVLNHYLTNMKGLVGSLKKDFHKLNNAQEFGHIWNISDYDHLVNKAHRMIESTKKVILASLWAEELDVLENPLQKAQERGVQIALVHFGIPKKRVGQVYHHPIEDRLFTEQGGRGFVLVVDSFQVLMGTIGQDGSTEGAWSQNKGFVALAEDYVKHDVYITKIIRRFEKELIQTFGENYVMLRNVFQDEEKTETLYPVSGARRSDGIT
- the gltB gene encoding glutamate synthase large subunit, with translation MASPNYQGLPPKQGLYDPQNEHDACGIGFVANVKGNKTHKIVEQGLEVLRNLAHRGAVGCDPCTGDGAGIQIQVPHEFLKRTCGDLGIRLPESGEYGVGMVFLPQEPGQRLHCEALMERVIREEGQRLLGWRDVPAKEDQIGAVAKKCMPAIRQIFIERDILSESQFERKLYVIRRRVEKAIHESAISDRESFYIPSLSCNTLVYKGLLLPEQMPLFYPDLADQTVISSLALVHSRFSTNTFPTWPRAHPYRYICHNGEINTLKGNINWMRARQGRLSSDLFGEDIEKLFPIIGEGESDSACFDNALEFLVMGGRSLPHAMMMLIPEAWSGNADMDLDLRGFYEYHAAMMEPWDGPAAVLFTDGKVIGAALDRNGLRPGRYVVTHDDFVVMSSEAGVLNFRPEEVLTKGRLQPGKMFLVDTSQGRIIYDEEIKNKMASRKPYRDWVASKRINIEDLPEPFNVLQPDHVTLRERQQAFGYTIEDLKMLMTPMAVTGEEATGSMGNDTPLAVLSAHPQPLFKYFKQLFAQVTNPPIDPIREQLVMSLATNIGPKANLLSETPESCRRIKVPQPILTNADLEKIRTIADGHFKTKTLSLLFPVARGPRGLASALENLCTQVSEAIEEDYKFVILSDRGVNSEWAPIPSLLGISTVHHHLIRECTRTEVGLIMESGEPREVHHFACLIGYGAGSVNPYLAFETLTDMVRDGYLPEAIDETTAETKYIKAINKGLLKIFSKMGISTVQSYCGAQIFEAIGLNSDLIARYFTGTPSRIGGIGIETLGEEALRRHAIAYQTGPMHQLEYGGEYHYRIQGEHHNWNPQTIMNLQHATKTNEYKTYKKFSELVNDESQVRSNIRGLFEFRTGTPIPIEEVEPATEIVKRFTTGAMSYGALSKEAHETLAVAMNRIGGKSNTGEGGEDPERYIPLPNGDSKNSAIKQVASARFGVTTQYLVNAKELQIKMAQGAKPGEGGQLPGHKVDESIARLRYSTPGVQLISPPPHHDIYSIEDLAQLIYDLKNANPEADISVKLVSEVGVGTVAAGVAKAHADKILISGDSGGTGASPLSSIKHAGVPWELGLAETQQTLVLNNLRGRVKIETDGQMKTGRDVIIAALLGAEEFGFSTAPLIVEGCIMMRKCHLNTCPVGVATQDPALRKKFAGQPEHVVNYFFFLAEEVREFMALLGFKTMAEMIGRVDKIKPQKAIDHWKGKGLDLSLILALPSAPPEYPRHCVEKQDHGLKTALDHKLIELAKPAIEYKEPVEISLPIRNIYRTVGGLLSGKIAKKYGMEGLPPNTIHFKFKGTAGQSFGAWLVNGVTFTLEGESNDYLGKGMSGGRIVVYPQKGSNFPPEETIIIGNVALYGAIAGEGYFYGMAGERFAVRNSGVQAVVEGVGDHGCEYMTGGVVVVLGKTGRNFAAGMSGGVAFVLDENGIFKHQCNLSMVELEPVKDPADQTLLRSLIERHQQYTGSRKAKKVLDEWSATLPKFLRVMPVEYKRVLQQRKLQKKTTSKKETALHGG